Proteins encoded in a region of the Acidobacteriota bacterium genome:
- a CDS encoding choline dehydrogenase produces the protein MFDYIIIGAGAAGCVLANRLTADPAVKVLLLEAGGLDKKQEIKIPAAFNKLFKTECDWAYQTEPQAQLHNRRVFWPRGKVLGGSSSINAMVYSRANAHDHDRWAEIGVNGWSYADLLPYYKKSEHNERLNDQYHGQGGPWHIADQRCVNPLTQTFVEAAKAAGIQPNPDFNGAVQEGAGVFQVNQKGGQRHSAAAAFLKPVLARPNLTVRTGAHTTRILFDGPRAVGVEFVVAQRPETVRAEREILLSGGTINSPQLLLLSGLGPAEHLRAHDIPVIADLPGVGQNLQDHALIGVEFECNQPLSLYKADNFKNILNYLVFKKGPLTSNVCEAAAFIKTKPGLPAPDLELAFAPTFYMDNGFANPDLHGFAIGVALQHPESRGEIRLRSNDPFAAPVIQPNYFTAEADLATVVEGIKVSREILHSNTFGTFRGKEWWPGPAARTDEDFAEHIRRTSETIYHPVGTCRIGTDDLAVVDEGLRVRGIDGLRVVDASVIPFQTTGHTQAPVVALAEKAADLLRG, from the coding sequence ATGTTCGATTACATCATCATTGGCGCAGGCGCCGCCGGTTGCGTGCTGGCAAACCGGTTGACCGCCGATCCCGCAGTCAAAGTCTTGCTGCTCGAAGCCGGTGGCCTCGACAAAAAGCAAGAGATCAAAATCCCGGCGGCCTTCAACAAGCTGTTCAAGACCGAATGCGATTGGGCCTATCAGACCGAACCGCAGGCGCAATTGCACAACCGCCGCGTCTTCTGGCCGCGCGGCAAAGTGCTGGGCGGTTCGAGTTCGATCAATGCGATGGTTTATAGCCGCGCCAACGCGCACGATCACGACCGCTGGGCCGAGATCGGCGTCAACGGCTGGAGTTATGCCGACCTCCTGCCTTACTACAAAAAGTCCGAGCACAACGAACGCCTGAACGACCAATATCACGGCCAGGGCGGCCCTTGGCATATCGCCGATCAGCGCTGCGTCAATCCGCTGACGCAAACTTTTGTCGAAGCTGCCAAAGCGGCTGGCATTCAACCCAATCCCGATTTCAACGGCGCAGTGCAAGAGGGCGCAGGCGTCTTTCAAGTCAATCAAAAAGGCGGCCAACGCCACAGTGCCGCCGCCGCCTTTCTGAAACCCGTGCTCGCGCGCCCCAACCTGACCGTGCGCACCGGCGCACACACCACGCGCATTTTGTTTGATGGCCCGCGCGCCGTGGGCGTCGAATTCGTCGTCGCGCAACGCCCAGAAACAGTGCGCGCCGAACGCGAAATCCTGCTCAGCGGCGGCACGATCAATTCGCCGCAACTGCTGCTGCTTTCCGGCCTCGGCCCGGCGGAGCATTTGCGCGCCCACGACATTCCCGTCATCGCCGACCTGCCCGGCGTCGGCCAGAACCTGCAAGACCACGCGCTGATCGGCGTCGAGTTTGAATGCAACCAGCCGCTCTCGTTGTACAAAGCCGACAACTTCAAAAACATTCTGAACTATCTGGTCTTCAAAAAAGGCCCACTGACCTCGAACGTGTGCGAGGCCGCCGCCTTCATCAAAACCAAACCGGGGCTGCCCGCGCCCGATTTGGAACTGGCCTTTGCGCCGACGTTTTATATGGACAACGGTTTCGCCAACCCCGACCTGCACGGCTTCGCCATCGGCGTGGCCTTGCAACATCCCGAAAGTCGGGGCGAAATCCGGCTGCGTTCAAATGATCCCTTTGCCGCGCCGGTGATTCAGCCCAATTACTTTACCGCAGAAGCCGACCTCGCCACCGTCGTCGAGGGCATCAAGGTCAGCCGCGAGATTTTGCATTCCAATACGTTCGGCACATTCCGTGGCAAAGAATGGTGGCCCGGCCCCGCAGCCCGTACCGACGAAGATTTCGCTGAACATATTCGCCGCACCTCCGAAACGATCTATCACCCGGTCGGCACTTGCCGGATCGGCACTGATGATCTGGCAGTGGTGGATGAAGGATTGCGGGTGCGTGGCATAGACGGTTTGCGCGTGGTGGATGCGTCGGTGATTCCGTTTCAAACGACAGGTCATACACAAGCGCCGGTCGTGGCCCTGGCCGAGAAAGCGGCAGACCTGTTGCGCGGATAG
- a CDS encoding M20/M25/M40 family metallo-hydrolase yields MAGTMLTFADRNHLSAAAALLRHERIRQACEFIHTQQRHLTDELIHICEIPAPPFQEQARGRYLAQRFSELGLHNVHTDAEGNVIGFYPSESEQPLLVVSAHLDTVFPAGTDVTVKRSGSRLCAPGIADDCAGLAALIGLIEALKAAQLRPRGGLAFVATVGEEGEGDLRGVRYLFSAGKLAGRVAGFISFDGTAIEFITHQALGSKRFRITFAGPGGHSWGDFGVVNPVHALGRVIAKLADYRAPTEPRTTYNCGRIEGGESVNVIPEWARLDVDLRSASELELGRLEDFLLRAVQQAAETENNLRAAAGKTLSVEVQMIGHRPSGETPKNAPLVQCAIEASQALGIRPLLNRASTDANIPISLGIPAITLGAGGVSADSHRLTEWYDPIGRELGYKRALLLILGMTGIAPS; encoded by the coding sequence ATGGCCGGAACCATGCTCACATTCGCCGACCGCAATCACCTATCAGCCGCCGCCGCATTGCTGCGCCATGAACGCATCCGCCAGGCCTGCGAGTTCATCCACACACAGCAGCGCCACCTGACCGACGAACTCATCCACATTTGCGAAATCCCCGCGCCGCCGTTTCAGGAACAAGCGCGCGGACGCTACCTTGCGCAGCGCTTCAGCGAATTGGGATTGCACAATGTGCACACCGATGCCGAAGGCAATGTCATCGGCTTTTATCCCAGTGAAAGCGAGCAGCCTTTGCTGGTCGTCTCGGCGCACCTCGACACCGTCTTCCCGGCAGGCACCGATGTCACGGTCAAACGCAGCGGTTCGCGGCTGTGCGCGCCGGGCATTGCCGACGATTGCGCGGGGCTGGCGGCGCTCATCGGTTTGATTGAAGCGCTGAAGGCCGCGCAGCTTCGTCCGCGCGGCGGCCTCGCCTTTGTCGCGACAGTGGGCGAAGAGGGTGAAGGCGATTTGCGCGGCGTGCGCTATCTGTTCAGCGCGGGCAAGCTGGCGGGGCGGGTGGCTGGCTTTATCTCTTTTGACGGCACGGCCATCGAATTCATCACGCATCAGGCGCTGGGGTCGAAACGCTTTCGCATCACCTTCGCCGGGCCGGGCGGGCACAGTTGGGGAGACTTTGGCGTCGTCAATCCGGTGCACGCGCTGGGCCGCGTCATCGCCAAGCTGGCCGATTACCGCGCGCCTACGGAACCGCGCACGACTTACAACTGCGGGCGCATCGAAGGCGGCGAATCGGTCAATGTGATTCCCGAATGGGCGCGGCTGGATGTGGATTTGCGCTCGGCGTCAGAATTGGAGTTGGGCCGCCTGGAAGATTTCCTGTTGCGCGCGGTGCAACAGGCGGCGGAAACGGAAAACAATTTGCGTGCGGCGGCGGGCAAGACGCTATCGGTAGAGGTGCAAATGATCGGCCACCGGCCTTCCGGGGAAACGCCCAAAAATGCGCCGCTGGTGCAATGCGCCATCGAGGCTTCGCAAGCCTTGGGCATCCGGCCACTACTCAATCGCGCTTCGACCGACGCCAACATCCCGATCAGCCTTGGCATTCCCGCCATCACGCTGGGCGCGGGCGGCGTGTCGGCGGATTCGCACCGGCTGACGGAATGGTATGACCCGATTGGCCGAGAGTTGGGTTACAAACGGGCGCTGTTGTTGATCTTGGGGATGACCGGGATAGCCCCCTCGTAA
- a CDS encoding DsbA family protein, whose protein sequence is MLGQVALNQAAAKTGAEVVWRAYQLRQAGPPRMEPRGEAMNQGWRDTVLPSAAALGVEMRQPSRLPPTRYAHEAAAWARAQGRFAAFHAAILRAHFVEDLDIGAIETLQQLAWRLGMDAADLGAALRAQRHAEEVDEDLLIAETYGVRGVPAFVLGGQVLFGVQEEATLLRALEAVRNGEPVAVTQPAPFVPITIQRK, encoded by the coding sequence TTGCTGGGGCAGGTCGCCCTCAACCAGGCTGCCGCCAAGACTGGCGCTGAAGTCGTCTGGCGCGCCTATCAATTGCGCCAGGCAGGCCCGCCCCGTATGGAACCGCGCGGTGAGGCCATGAACCAGGGCTGGCGCGATACCGTGCTGCCCAGCGCAGCGGCGCTGGGCGTTGAGATGCGGCAACCCTCGCGCCTGCCGCCCACCCGTTACGCACATGAAGCCGCCGCCTGGGCGCGCGCACAAGGCCGCTTTGCCGCATTCCACGCCGCGATTCTGCGTGCTCATTTTGTCGAAGACCTGGACATTGGCGCGATTGAAACGCTGCAACAACTGGCCTGGCGTTTGGGCATGGATGCGGCGGATTTGGGTGCGGCCTTGCGCGCGCAACGGCACGCCGAGGAAGTGGACGAGGATTTGTTGATTGCGGAAACTTACGGCGTGCGCGGCGTCCCTGCGTTTGTGCTGGGCGGACAGGTATTGTTTGGCGTGCAGGAAGAGGCGACTTTGTTACGCGCGCTTGAAGCGGTTCGCAACGGGGAGCCGGTGGCGGTGACGCAGCCAGCGCCTTTTGTGCCGATTACGATTCAACGGAAATGA